The genomic region TGTGAACTGGTAGATGGTGCGTTGAAATTTGTACGGTTTGTCTTCGCGCGCTTGTAGGGATACGCCCTGTTTGCGGAGCCATTCGATGCCTGTGTAGAAGCGGTCGATGAGCGCGGTGCCGAGTGCTGTGTCGCCATTGGGCTGCACTTTGAGCCATTCATCGATGTTTTTTGCACACCAGATTGTGCCGCCCGATGCAGCGGCAGATCCGCCGATTGTTTCGGCTTTTTCGACGATGGCTACGGATGCGCCTTTTTCCCTGGCACGCAACGCTGCACACAATCCGCCTATGCCCGCGCCCGCTACTATGACGTCGTAATGGTCAGACATCACGTTTCTCCTGTGAATATCAGGATGCCATCCTAATACGGTTTTTCCTTGCTGTCAAGAGAAAGAAAAAAGGAGATGGATAATCTCACCTCCTTGAGTGCAGAAATCAATGGGTTTGCATCAATGGCAAGCTCAAGTCGCGGCATTTCCCTGCCTCAAATTCTCTCGAAATATTTCGAAGTCTTTGAGAATTTCATCTTCTGTCAAATTTTTTTCTTGTAACTTTTTTCTTACTTTTTTTCCTCTTTTTTCTGCTCTTTGACGGCGCAGTTCTAAAAGATGATGGTCAATGGCATGTTCCAAACCTTGCGCGATGGTTTTATACCCGCCAGCTTGACATAGTTTGCCGAGTTTTTCCAAAATCTCATTAGACAATCGGATCGTTTCCATTAATAATTCCTCATTGTCTCATGCGTATGAAACTTCAACTGACCGGATTTTTTTCGTTCAAGCATATCCTGTATATCCTCATAAATCGGAGATTCCTTAGACTAATCGCCCTGCAATCTACTCTGTTGGGCGTCGTACACGACACGCGTGAGCCTGTACAACTTCCCTTTGCGAGTCTCCCAATCATCCTCAGTCAACGGGAATTGAATCTCCAGGCGTTCTTCCAGTGCAGCGTCGAGGTCTTCCAGCACGTCATTCTCACGTTTTGCTGGCACTATTCGGAATGGCCTCTCTTGTATGAGCGCCTTGAATTCATCCACGCACAACCTGATAGCATGCCTAAAGAAAACTACCCTGACCTTCTCGTCTGGATCAATGCGAGCGTAATTGACAAACCCTTCCGTTTTATTCTGCCTTAGACGGAAGACGAGGCCCTTTGAATTATTAGAGCTAAGCCGTGTACCAGGCCAATTTTGCTTGAACATGTTTTCGACGGAAGCGAACAGGTCATATACGCCTAATCTCTCGGCGCGGCTGACGAACGATTCGCCTTTTTTTCTTATATCATCCTTCCATCTCTCCTCCCGTCTCTGGAGATATGTGCGGAAGTCATCTACGATGACATTTTTTGTATCCTGAAATCCGTTTAGAATCTTAATAAGATCA from Gemmatimonadota bacterium harbors:
- a CDS encoding PD-(D/E)XK nuclease family protein — encoded protein: MTIPNLYEFATKELAQDATIAYILAWADPKYRKSHPQLHALGTELLRSLLCTQEMDIPIIKTLQVKTQDVRIDILVRINVDQNTDRIILIIEDKVSTTEHSNQIERYKEAAEKRYSGSYDHLIAVYLKTGNVSKEELPPKDKCGHFLRHDLIKILNGFQDTKNVIVDDFRTYLQRREERWKDDIRKKGESFVSRAERLGVYDLFASVENMFKQNWPGTRLSSNNSKGLVFRLRQNKTEGFVNYARIDPDEKVRVVFFRHAIRLCVDEFKALIQERPFRIVPAKRENDVLEDLDAALEERLEIQFPLTEDDWETRKGKLYRLTRVVYDAQQSRLQGD